A window of the Bombus huntii isolate Logan2020A chromosome 8, iyBomHunt1.1, whole genome shotgun sequence genome harbors these coding sequences:
- the LOC126868991 gene encoding 60S ribosomal protein L11-like: MREVRIRKLCLNICVGESGDRIIRAAKVLEQLTGQQPVFSKARYTVRLFGIRRNEKIAVYCTVGGAKAEEILEHGLKVREYELKKENFSGTGNFGFGIQEHIDLGIKYDPNIAIYGLDFYVVLGRPEYLSVTSHEMVRATSSIVRPSRPKHRYTDPLNYRSVTCAQKSSQQNRQVEDSQSTENTSSQSPTRNESQVVLVRSLSYHIRNIVSH, encoded by the exons ATGCGTGAAGTACGCATTCGTAAACTTTGTTTAAACATCTGTGTCGGTGAATCTGGTGATAGAATCATTCGTGCTGCAAAG GTGTTGGAACAATTAACTGGACAACAACCTGTTTTTTCTAAAGCAAGATACACTGTGCGTTTATTTGGTATTCGCCgtaatgaaaaaattgcaGTATATTGTACGGTAGGAGGTGCTAAAGCAGAGGAAATTCTTGAACATGGATTGAAG GTACGGGAATAtgaattgaaaaaagaaaatttctctGGCACTGGAAACTTCGGTTTTGGTATTCAAGAACACATTGACTTAGGAATTAAATATGACCCCAACATTGCTATTTATGGCTTGGATTTCTATGTCGTACTTGGACGACCAG AATATTTATCTGTTACGTCGCATGAGATGGTCCGTGCGACGTCCTCCATTGTCCGACCGTCAAGGCCCAAGCACCGTTATACAGACCCTCTGAACTACAGATCAGTCACTTGTGCTCAGAAGTCAAGTCAGCAGAATCGCCAAGTCGAAGACAGTCAATCGACAGAAAATACATCATCACAGTCGCCAACACGAAACGAGTCTCAGGTCGTACTCGTTCGTAGTTTGTCATACCACATACGTAACATTGTATCACATTGA